A portion of the Epinephelus moara isolate mb chromosome 4, YSFRI_EMoa_1.0, whole genome shotgun sequence genome contains these proteins:
- the LOC126389348 gene encoding uncharacterized protein LOC126389348, which produces MLPATVEGEGRAEPGPSHLDIAQQTPSTSSVLVLEIENEMLRKENDKLKKELEKQKQTFSFSQISSHPDRVNCYTGLPDAATVFFLEALLSKFDLQYHFDWNVQIMPLIDQLLLTLMKLRLNCGVLDLSTRFNCSRATVTNIFITITSALYDILYVGMMENNIPSRFKNQTSLPDCFRPFPNCRIVLDCTEVAVSSTERLDTQSHLYSHYKGRTTLKTLIGVAPNGVITFVSDLYGGSTSDKAITADCRVLQQLEPGDMVMADKGFTIHDILPADVSLNIPTFLVNGHFTMEEVNHNRIIASARIHVERSIQHLKTFHILAYIPYQYKKHANKILKVCVCLTNLQKPILREIA; this is translated from the coding sequence ATGCTCCCTGCGACTGTGGAGGGCGAAGGAAGAGCTGAACCAGGCCCAAGTCACCTTGACATTGCTCAACAGACCCCTAGTACTTCGAGTGTTTTGGTGCTTGAAATTGAGAATGAGATGCtcagaaaagaaaatgacaaactgaaaaaagaattggagaaacaaaaacaaacattttcatttagtcAAATCTCCTCCCACCCCGACAGAGTCAACTGTTACACTGGCTTGCCAGATGCTGCCACAGTCTTCTTTTTGGAAGCCCTTCTTTCCAAATTTGATCTCCAGTATCACTTTGATTGGAATGTCCAAATAATGCCCCTAATCGATCAGTTGCTCTTGACTTTGATGAAGCTCCGACTGAATTGTGGTGTCCTAGACCTTTCTACGAGGTTTAATTGCAGCCGTGCCACAGTCACCAACAtcttcatcaccatcaccagTGCACTGTATGACATTTTGTATGTCGGCATGATGGAAAACAACATCCCCTCCAGATTCAAGAACCAAACATCCCTGCCAGATTGCTTCCGGCCATTTCCCAACTGCCGCATTGTGCTAGACTGTACTGAAGTGGCTGTCTCCAGCACAGAAAGACTGGACACCCAGAGTCATCTGTACAGTCATTACAAAGGACGCACCACGCTTAAAACTCTGATCGGTGTGGCTCCCAATGGAGTTATAACCTTTGTCAGTGACCTATATGGTGGAAGCACATCGGACAAGGCGATAACAGCTGACTGCAGAGTACTCCAACAGCTAGAACCAGGTGACATGGTGATGGCTGACAAGGGCTTCACTATTCATGACATTTTGCCTGCAGATGTTTCGCTGAACATCCCAACGTTCCTTGTCAACGGACACTTCACAATGGAGGAAGTTAACCACAACAGAATTATTGCCAGTGCGAGAATTCATGTGGAGCGTTCCATTCAGCACCTGAAAACGTTTCACATTTTGGCCTACATCCCATACCAGTATAAGAAGCATGCCAACAAGATACTGAAAGTATGCGTTTGTCTCACAAATTTACAGAAACCCATACTCCGTGAAATAGCATGA
- the LOC126389351 gene encoding zinc-binding protein A33-like, whose translation MDAVSREIENLSDTVRGAEEELRASDISFLHNYKAAVESVQRRHLLDDPQLLSGALIDEAKHLGNLTFNIWMKMKDMVSYTPFILDPNTAGSYLVLSEDLTSVRVGDGQQLPDNPERIKDSCSVLSCEGYNSGTHIWDIEVGQNTTWEVAVFEASANRKESINSGLWRIELFNDKYSAYSPSAKDPVTDIQLSKKLERIRVHLDWDRGEVTFTDPVTDTHMHTFTHTFTDKLFLYIWTDDTLPLKVLPVKVSVTVEQ comes from the coding sequence ATGGATGCTGTGAGCAGAGAGATAGAAAACCTTTCAGACACAGTCAGAGGTgcagaggaggagctgagagCTTCAGACATCTCATTCCTGCACAACTACAAGGCCGCAGTGGAAAGTGTCCAGCGGCGCCACCTACTGGATGATCCACAGCTGCTCTCGGGTGCTCTGATAGATGAGGCCAAACACCTGGGCAACCTGACCTTCAACATCTGGATGAAGATGAAGGACATGGTCTCCTACACTCCTTTTATTCTGGACCCAAACACCGCTGGTTCATACCTCGTCCTGTCTGAAGATCTGACCAGTGTGAGAGTTGGGGATGGACAGCAGCTTCCTGACAATCCAGAGAGGATTAAAGATTCGTGCTCGGTCCTGAGCTGTGAGGGATACAACTCAGGAACTCACATCTGGGACATAGAGGTCGGGCAGAACACAACCTGGGAAGTGGCTGTGTTTGAAGCATCTGCCAACAGAAAGGAAAGCATTAACTCTGGATTATGGAGAATAGAGCTTTTTAATGATAAATACAGTGCATATTCCCCATCAGCTAAAGATCCTGTTACTGATATCCAACTGAGCAAAAAACTTGAACGAATCAGAGTGCATCTGGACTGGGACAGAGGAGAGGTGACATTCACAGATCcagtcactgacacacacatgcacacgtttacacacactttcactgaCAAGCTGTTTTTATACATCTGGACTGACGATACACTCCCTCTGAAGGTTTTACCAGTGAAGGTTTCTGTGACAGTGGAACAGTAA